Proteins encoded by one window of Xiphophorus couchianus chromosome 13, X_couchianus-1.0, whole genome shotgun sequence:
- the vps45 gene encoding vacuolar protein sorting-associated protein 45 isoform X2 — MRYVVRNDVRDPEEDCIGARSSRAQLIDLHNNNKTGIQSCHNGRCWHFTAGLDFVCLFLSQLCLSVAIMNVTLAVKQYISKMIENSGPGMKVLLMDKETTSIVSVVYTQSEILQKEVYLFERIDSQSRDSMKHLKAICFLRPTKENVQHLIQELRRPKYSVYFIYFSNVISKSEIKALAEADEQEVVAEVQEFYGDFIAVNPHLFSLNLQGVSRGRTWEPSMLSRCTQGLTSVLLALKKCPMIRYQLSSDMAKRLAESVKQIITKEYELFDFRKTEVPPLLLILDRSDDAITPLLNQWTYQAMVHELLGLNNNRIDLSRVPGISKDLREVVLSAENDEFYANNLYLNFGEIGTNIKNLMEDFQKKKPKDQQKLESISDMKAFVDNYPQFKKMSGTVSKHVTVVGELSRLVSERQLMEVSEVEQELACQNDHSNAQQSVRRLLQNPRVSELDAVRLVMLYALRYERHSSSILPSLMEELSRKGVSERYRRMVQSVVEYGGKRIRGSDLITPTDAVAITKQFFKGLKGVENVYTQHQPLLHDTLDKLIKGRLKDSQFPYLGASSLRDRPQDIMVFLIGGATYEEALTVYNLNRNTPGVRIVLGGSAIHNTKSFLEEVILATGHSGDRAQGSGRHSTRR, encoded by the exons ATGAGATACGTAGTACGTAATGACGTCAGAGACCCGGAAGAAGATTGCATCGGTGCTCGGAGCTCAAGAGCTCAGCTGATAGAtcttcacaacaacaacaaaacaggcaTACAGAGCTGCCATAACGGGCGCTGCTGGCATTTTACCGCCGGTTTagactttgtttgtttgtttttgtcgcaGTTGTGTCTCAGCGTCGCCATCATGAACGTGACGCTCGCGGTGAAGCAGTACATCTccaaaatgattgaaaacagCGGGCCCGGGATGAAGGTTCTGCTCATGGATAAGGAGACG ACCAGCATAGTGAGTGTGGTTTACACCCAGTCTGAAATCCTGCAGAAGGAGGTTTACCTGTTCGAACGGATCGACTCTCAGAGCAGAGACAGCATGAAGCACCTGAAGGCCATCTGCTTCCTTCGTCCAACCAAG gagaACGTGCAGCATCTAATCCAGGAGCTAAGAAGACCAAAGTACAGCGTTTACTTCATCT ACTTCAGTAATGTGATCAGTAAGAGTGAGATCAAAGCTCTGGCTGAGGCAGatgaacaggaagtggtggCTGAAGTCCAG gagtTTTATGGAGATTTCATCGCTGTGAATCCTCACCTGTTTTCTCTCAACCTGCAGGGAGTTTCCCGG ggtCGGACCTGGGAACCCTCCATGTTGTCGCGCTGCACGCAGGGTTTGACCTCCGTCCTGCTCGCTCTGAAGAAATGTCCAATGATCCGCTACCAGCTGTCCTCTGACATGGCCAAACGCCTCGCAGAAAGCGTCAAG CAAATCATCACGAAGGAATACGAGCTGTTTGACTTCAGGAAGACTGAAgttcctcctctgctgctgatCCTCGACCGCAGCGACGACGCCATCACACCGCTGCTCAACCAG TGGACGTACCAGGCGATGGTCCATGAGCTGCTGGGTCTGAACAACAACCGGATCGACCTGTCCAGAGTCCCGGGGATCAGCAAAGACCTGAGGGAAGTGGTGCTGTCTGCCGAGAACGACGAGTTTTATGCCAAC aactTGTACCTGAATTTCGGGGAGATCGGCACCAACATAAAGAACCTGATGGAAGATTTCCAGAAAAAGAAACCCAAAGACCAACAGAAGCTGGAGTCCATTTCTGACATGAAG GCGTTTGTGGACAACTACCCTCAGTTTAAGAAGATGTCGGGAACCGTGTCGAAGCACGTCACGGTGGTGGGGGAGCTGTCCCGGCTGGTGTCTGAGCGGCAGCTGATGGAGGTGTCGGAGGTGGAGCAGGAGCTGGCCTGTCAGAATGACCATTCTAACGCTCAGCAG AGCGTTCGGCGGCTGCTGCAGAATCCTCGGGTCTCGGAGCTGGACGCCGTCCGTCTCGTCATGCTCTACGCTTTGAGGTATGAGcgccacagcagcagcatcctcCCGTCGCTGATGGAGGAGCTGAGCAGGAAGGGAGTTTCTGAACGCTACCGCAGG ATGGTTCAGTCGGTTGTGGAGTACGGTGGGAAGAGAATCAGAGGGAGTGACCTCATCACACCGACGGATGCTGTCGCCATCACCAAACAATTCTTCAAAGGActaaag GGCGTAGAGAATGTGTATACACAGCATCAGCCTCTGCTGCACGACACTCTGGATAAGCTGATTAAAGGTCGACTCAAAGACAGTCAGTTCCCGTACCTGGGAGCCAGCAGCCTGAGAGACAG GCCTCAGGACATTATGGTGTTCCTGATCGGTGGAGCAACGTATGAAGAAGCTTTGACTGTTTACAACCTGAATCGTAACACTCCGGGGGTTCGGATTGTGCTGGGAGGAAGCGCCATCCACAACACTAAGAG tttccTTGAAGAGGTGATCCTGGCGACGGGTCACAGCGGCGACAGAGCACAGGGAAGTGGACGCCACTCCACCAGGCGATGA
- the vps45 gene encoding vacuolar protein sorting-associated protein 45 isoform X1, with product MRYVVRNDVRDPEEDCIGARSSRAQLIDLHNNNKTGIQSCHNGRCWHFTAGLDFVCLFLSQLCLSVAIMNVTLAVKQYISKMIENSGPGMKVLLMDKETTSIVSVVYTQSEILQKEVYLFERIDSQSRDSMKHLKAICFLRPTKENVQHLIQELRRPKYSVYFIYFSNVISKSEIKALAEADEQEVVAEVQEFYGDFIAVNPHLFSLNLQGVSRRCTDQVLSGRNRFPGRTWEPSMLSRCTQGLTSVLLALKKCPMIRYQLSSDMAKRLAESVKQIITKEYELFDFRKTEVPPLLLILDRSDDAITPLLNQWTYQAMVHELLGLNNNRIDLSRVPGISKDLREVVLSAENDEFYANNLYLNFGEIGTNIKNLMEDFQKKKPKDQQKLESISDMKAFVDNYPQFKKMSGTVSKHVTVVGELSRLVSERQLMEVSEVEQELACQNDHSNAQQSVRRLLQNPRVSELDAVRLVMLYALRYERHSSSILPSLMEELSRKGVSERYRRMVQSVVEYGGKRIRGSDLITPTDAVAITKQFFKGLKGVENVYTQHQPLLHDTLDKLIKGRLKDSQFPYLGASSLRDRPQDIMVFLIGGATYEEALTVYNLNRNTPGVRIVLGGSAIHNTKSFLEEVILATGHSGDRAQGSGRHSTRR from the exons ATGAGATACGTAGTACGTAATGACGTCAGAGACCCGGAAGAAGATTGCATCGGTGCTCGGAGCTCAAGAGCTCAGCTGATAGAtcttcacaacaacaacaaaacaggcaTACAGAGCTGCCATAACGGGCGCTGCTGGCATTTTACCGCCGGTTTagactttgtttgtttgtttttgtcgcaGTTGTGTCTCAGCGTCGCCATCATGAACGTGACGCTCGCGGTGAAGCAGTACATCTccaaaatgattgaaaacagCGGGCCCGGGATGAAGGTTCTGCTCATGGATAAGGAGACG ACCAGCATAGTGAGTGTGGTTTACACCCAGTCTGAAATCCTGCAGAAGGAGGTTTACCTGTTCGAACGGATCGACTCTCAGAGCAGAGACAGCATGAAGCACCTGAAGGCCATCTGCTTCCTTCGTCCAACCAAG gagaACGTGCAGCATCTAATCCAGGAGCTAAGAAGACCAAAGTACAGCGTTTACTTCATCT ACTTCAGTAATGTGATCAGTAAGAGTGAGATCAAAGCTCTGGCTGAGGCAGatgaacaggaagtggtggCTGAAGTCCAG gagtTTTATGGAGATTTCATCGCTGTGAATCCTCACCTGTTTTCTCTCAACCTGCAGGGAGTTTCCCGG agatgcaccgatcaggTTTTATCTGGCCGAAACCGTTTCCCG ggtCGGACCTGGGAACCCTCCATGTTGTCGCGCTGCACGCAGGGTTTGACCTCCGTCCTGCTCGCTCTGAAGAAATGTCCAATGATCCGCTACCAGCTGTCCTCTGACATGGCCAAACGCCTCGCAGAAAGCGTCAAG CAAATCATCACGAAGGAATACGAGCTGTTTGACTTCAGGAAGACTGAAgttcctcctctgctgctgatCCTCGACCGCAGCGACGACGCCATCACACCGCTGCTCAACCAG TGGACGTACCAGGCGATGGTCCATGAGCTGCTGGGTCTGAACAACAACCGGATCGACCTGTCCAGAGTCCCGGGGATCAGCAAAGACCTGAGGGAAGTGGTGCTGTCTGCCGAGAACGACGAGTTTTATGCCAAC aactTGTACCTGAATTTCGGGGAGATCGGCACCAACATAAAGAACCTGATGGAAGATTTCCAGAAAAAGAAACCCAAAGACCAACAGAAGCTGGAGTCCATTTCTGACATGAAG GCGTTTGTGGACAACTACCCTCAGTTTAAGAAGATGTCGGGAACCGTGTCGAAGCACGTCACGGTGGTGGGGGAGCTGTCCCGGCTGGTGTCTGAGCGGCAGCTGATGGAGGTGTCGGAGGTGGAGCAGGAGCTGGCCTGTCAGAATGACCATTCTAACGCTCAGCAG AGCGTTCGGCGGCTGCTGCAGAATCCTCGGGTCTCGGAGCTGGACGCCGTCCGTCTCGTCATGCTCTACGCTTTGAGGTATGAGcgccacagcagcagcatcctcCCGTCGCTGATGGAGGAGCTGAGCAGGAAGGGAGTTTCTGAACGCTACCGCAGG ATGGTTCAGTCGGTTGTGGAGTACGGTGGGAAGAGAATCAGAGGGAGTGACCTCATCACACCGACGGATGCTGTCGCCATCACCAAACAATTCTTCAAAGGActaaag GGCGTAGAGAATGTGTATACACAGCATCAGCCTCTGCTGCACGACACTCTGGATAAGCTGATTAAAGGTCGACTCAAAGACAGTCAGTTCCCGTACCTGGGAGCCAGCAGCCTGAGAGACAG GCCTCAGGACATTATGGTGTTCCTGATCGGTGGAGCAACGTATGAAGAAGCTTTGACTGTTTACAACCTGAATCGTAACACTCCGGGGGTTCGGATTGTGCTGGGAGGAAGCGCCATCCACAACACTAAGAG tttccTTGAAGAGGTGATCCTGGCGACGGGTCACAGCGGCGACAGAGCACAGGGAAGTGGACGCCACTCCACCAGGCGATGA
- the LOC114155385 gene encoding saxitoxin and tetrodotoxin-binding protein 1-like, with the protein MKLHATGPLLVLMLVLMLLSCSAAEECNLPPKLQRQDLHKLSEARWVLVQAIADYPAGEELMKNANSSIMELKPKENKESFLFVERNVVAGNCLIFRGKLSVPDPETSNHTLLLDADGEREFGGVVTPYDDKGRADVHQACPNCLLVVHHGVFEGTPGRMLLIYRSEGKHLDAEELKAAESEHRRMAECLKFNVRTSFRYDGKADFCLEKKEETEA; encoded by the exons ATGAAGCTTCACGCCACTGGacctctgctggttctgatgctggttctgatgctgctcaGCTGCAGCGCTGCTGAAGAATGCAACCTGCCACCAAAGCTGCAACGACAGGACTTACACAAG TTGTCAGAGGCCCGGTGGGTTCTGGTTCAGGCGATAGCCGATTATCCAGCAGGCGAGGAGCTGATGAAGAACGCCAACAGCTCCATCATGGAGCTGAAgcccaaagaaaacaaagagagcTTCCTGTTTGTTGAGCGGAACGTCGT AGCTGGAAACTGTCTCATCTTCCGTGGGAAACTGTCTGTCCCAGATCCTGAGACATCCAACCATACGCTCCTTCTGGATGCTGATG GCGAGCGGGAGTTTGGTGGTGTGGTGACGCCATACGATGATAAAGGTCGAGCGGACGTCCACCAGGCCTGTCCGAACTGCCTGCTTGTCGTCCACCACGGAGTGTTTGAGGGAACGCCGGGGAGGATGCTGCTCATTTACA gaagtgaggggAAACACCTGGATGCTGAGGAGCTGAAAGCTGCTGAGAGCGAACACAGGAGGATGGCCGAGTGCCTGAAGTTCAACGTCAGGACGAGTTTCCGCTACGACGGGAAGGCAG atttttgcctggaaaagaaggaagaaacagAAGCCTGA